Within the Rosa rugosa chromosome 2, drRosRugo1.1, whole genome shotgun sequence genome, the region ttgatttctgaaattttgtgattaattgttaattttcagattcatatattgcgatttatggttgcttttgtgtgagtgtttgattaaatttgcatgatagaaatcttttgtatgataatcttgaatggttcgaaacatttagggtttttatgtgaatgttgctacgaatttgagaacatgaatcaactttttggttttgtgttcttgaatcgaataagtagtaaaggttttgtacaaaaaccgaatttaatcaaagaagattgcaattaggtggactttttcatactaagttgcacatttgagttgatagcctttctaggtgcttattgcgttaaacatgtatgattgactagctttctagggcttgaatgcatgtttgataggattagtctatgtgctttcacttagattaattagcattgaaagtaaaatatggggaattgtttgcttttaacgtttcacatgatcaactcctcttgcatgactatgatgaacaatgatgaacgtgaatcaattttaatcatgagtttcgactttgatctttgttcttgcattccatttgtatttttatgtttttgcattttaattatttagttaacttagtatttattttcggaaatagaaaaccaaaaacaaaatgcccccttattttcgtaaatatgtatatacttgtgaatatctttgtgattattatactttgttttaaattttgattgtttaattgtttgacaatgacaggtgtaccctcaatccccggaatagaacgatccctatttactttatactactaatgacatttcagggttaaattatgtgcttgctttgagcgtatcaggcCACAACATACTCGTGAGTGGTCTTGTTTCCTTGCGTCAAAGCAAAGAACTCACTGATCTTCTGTGCCTTCAGAACAGGTGGAAAGAATCTCTCCAGAAAGAGTTGCTCGAACTCTGCCCAAGTTAGATCAGCGACAGTCCGTAGGCTACGGACGGTATCCCACCAGTTGTCAGCCTCCCCGACAAGCTGGTGTACAGCTAGGGACACACGATACTGCTCCGGTGTCCGTAAGATATCCAAGATCTTCAAGATTTGCCTCAACCAGTTTTCAGCCTCGCAGGCTTCACCGATTCCGTTGAACTGGGGTGGTTTAAGCTTGGTAAACTGCTCCAAGCATTGCGTCACCCTATATCTTTCAAGTTCCTCCGGGGTCTGTTCCGGGGCATTGCCTAGGGCTTCGAATGCCCTTAGCACTGCTGCCATTCTAGGATCGGGTCGTGGCGGCATCTTAACAAGAATCAAACTGAGACAGAACAAAAGACAATATGGTTCACAAAGCTCACAACATGAGAAATGATACGcttaaagcaagcgcataatttaaccctgaaatgtcattagtagtataaagtaaatagggatcgttctattccggggattgagggtacacctgtcattgtcaaacaattaaacaattaaaactaaaacaaagtataataatcacacatatatacattatttacgaaaaaaggggggtatttttgattttggtttttctgaaaataaaactaagttaacagaataattaaaatgcaaaaacataaaaatacaaatggaatgcaagaacaaagatcaaaatcgaaacatatgattaaaattaattcaagttcatcattgttcatcatagtcatgcaagaggaattgatcatgtgaaacgttcaaagcaaacaatttcccatattttactttcaacgctaattaatctaagtgaaagcacatagactaatcctatcaaacatgcattcaagccctagaaagctagtcaatcatacatgttcaacgcaataagcatttagaaaggctatcaattcaaatgtgcaacttagtatgaaaaagtccacctaattgcaatcttctttgattaaattcggtttttgtacaaaacctttactacttattgattcaagaacacaaaaccaaaaagttgattcatgttcttaaattcgtagcaccaattatataaaaaccctaggtgtttgcaaccacataagattaaaatacaaaagttatctatcatgcaaatttaatcaaacactcacacataagcaaccataaatcgcaaaacatgaatctgaaaattaacaattaatcatagaatttcagaattcgaaaattgttcaaacacatgtgtcaactagggcataaccaacgaaaattacaaagcaaaggttacaaggaagaatcgaattacaccaagagatggagatggtgatgaacgaaaaggtgatgtggtctcttgaatttcgaaagcaatcttcaaggatggtgatggatgatgtgcacggcttgtcctcttcttccttggccttgcttgaacttagtggttgccctagaggatggagaagaacacggctaagctagagagagttttctgatttttttctaaagttataaaacgcaaaagtgggaactccttgacgttgagagaagagaggaatatataggggacggcccctaggtctccatgccgtccaaaaccctagaaaaactcacggctattgcttgcacttccacataatttcctccaatgacttcttgccacataagccctatgaggtgtctcaaccaatcacataatttcctagaatatttcccttgattttcttgccgaaattcttgagataatttctgattttctgtctttaaattcggccaaaactctttagggaatgtaggaatgtatctagtcttcatttgagcttttcttggtctccacctttttctctttccttaaaactctctagggaatatctttgccgtccaaaaccctaggaatttcacgttctcccttgtttatctcttcctttttcacggcaaagcttctagggtttatctccaagtattttctttccataaaaatagccctagataatctccctagaaaatctctttttaatttctgatttttggacgcctcttccttgtttctctcttgcaaattcacggcaaaacatctttagggctagggtttgcgtcacaaaccctagttccatgggctttggtgggcttttatccaattagccgaaaatccaacaagtcttgagagtttttgggcctccatgcgtcacttctatgccatgtcatcttccaacgtcacaacactttattttcttcatttcttttcatagttgcgttggaaacttcattggtaagctctcctccatttcgtagggtttcctggttgcactaggaaagcttgtttcttcatttctgctcaaatgtgtggaccgttttctctcatatttgtttgtcttgatgttcgcaggctcctctttccattcgtgcgttcatttccactttttagctcggaggtcctgaaaatagaaactagtatgagaaaatagaaacttacctaatttgaaaaatagaaacttaccaaaaatgaaaaatagaaagttactaaaaatgaaaaatagaaacttgccagaaatgagaaatgaaaactacaagaatggaaacttcctaaaaatggaaaatagaaactaagaaaaatggaaactttctacaaataggaactttcccaatcaaagaatggaaactttcctaaacagagttttactaaggaaatgacgcaagaaatgtaaggaaatgcagttaaaacgtcgcattaaaatgctcctatcaagaaATCATAAACTCTTCAACGTTCGGTTGAAGTCTACAAATCAAAGACTTTTCCATTTTCATGTGCCAAATGCACGATGTGGAATCTCCCTAATGAAGATCTCACGATATCATTTTGCAACAACACATAACTACGATGATCGGATTATGCAACGAATGAATGACTCTCGAAAAGAAGCAAAGTAGATAGGGGAGCCACGCGAAGGGTTATGGTAGCGCAAAGGAATCTAAATGAGAAGCGATGGTTTGGGATTAGGCGTCACAGGTGATTTGAAACTTCTTTCTtaaatcctttttctttggaAATCGAGACAACTCGCAAGACAACGAAAACTCAAAAGATTTTTCCgcaaagctttttttttttttttttttttttttttttttttttttggaaaaagaaaaacactttTGCAAAACCAAGAGAAACTTTCTCGAAAACGTTTTTGGGTTGTTCGGTTTTTGGAAAAAACGCTTTTACGAAaacaactctttttttttttttttttttttgaaaccggctctgataccactctACTGTGGCGACCCGAATGGGTATACCACAGTGCCGTAATATTAAGCCAATAGGAGCTCGATACGTCGTAGACCTACCAACTTAATACTACAaggcttgttgaaaatgcaaTTTTTGGGAAAATGGGAGACCAAGAAAAACTTTTAAGAAAGAACTTTAAATCAACAACCCAACATTTAAATCGACAAGTCAGGAAAAGCAACAAAATAAAATGGCAAGTGCACTGTGATGCCTTAGGGCTTACATCATAACCGAAATGAAAGGGAGTTCAACAATAACAATACAACAAGGGGTGAGGCGCGCTCCCAGGTAGGCGGACCTCACAGAGTTCAACATAGAAAGAGAAGCTAGTAAATCGATAGAGTACCAAATGGGAAGAACTTCAAGCAACAGGAACAGCAACACACGGACTCGGCCAACGACCCACCTCTAATCCAAATCGTCCGGAATGACCTCGTTGTAACCTGAAATGTAGGGGTGAGCATTTCGTCCTCGctagcccaataggggccgacccaaccttaGTTAGGTTTGAAATCTAATAGGTAAAACATAGCTACTAGAATATAGGTTGCGCGCATTTGTAAAATCAAgtaaaacaaatgcaaacaaaaacaatcacagTTGTTTCGTTTCAGGAAatcatatgcagcatgcttcacacaatttggagctccgagatacttacctgccggctaaagtaaaataaatcagtgaccgatctggttcgtcctgagtaagagaaccagccaactactctgtagtccttgtgactacaagtagcgaaagtgtccatttcctggctctgagtctcctatgactggttcactgtctgtacttacctttccccgacaaacataggagcacagccccctccggaggttcacggttatcgacaccgtgggatccctaggaatcaacgcgtctaggtcccattcactttcaggtcacaaacatacaaagggtacagtatctcaacatgcaagtctagcctcggttttcgcaatcaacaattatcagttctgaaaacacatgtatcacgaggcatcgactaatgaacaaccaaaaacatacttgcaggcaacataatattatactagagcattccacatataacgaaaagcctctaacaaggaagggacagctcaccctacctggaaaatGTTGGCGTACTCCACACTCTGAtgctttccgcttaagcttccttaacgatcgtgtttcctaaaccattacttagttggtaagtaattatccaggtaaacatcatgatcaactttaaAGTAATCGCGCATACtaatcctttttatttcaatgagaccattaattatttctttcaacctttaccaatttgggaaactaacttctttcttaaaaaggaaaacgtccttatcgctccgctaaactttcgccaatccgagcgaccaaagttGAGTCGATCCTTATgttttacgaggtcggtcaaccctggtcaagtctcggagttgacttttgacatttgactttgacttctgacttttgaccaagtaatcctttatttaccattatttattatttattaaaaataaataagtaaataattataaataaagttttacttttacttttatccaattacttctcatttttcaccttttcacttttaccatgacttttacctccacactttcacttttaccttttacctcctttttaccgaatttacctttactttcaccttcttcacttttttaccactttaccaaggtaaaaactcatttaatccaatttttaccattttctttattttcccttttcttccaagaacaaatccatttcttttcttcttccttttctttttcctttggcCAAAACTACACAACTATAATTACCAAATCTTCAACAACAAAATTCCAACACTAAGAAAATTATGCtaataaaatcctactaattTATCCATCCTCAAATCTCTAatttcacaatttttccaacaacaacaatagctcaacataaaccaaatcaatcaaataaattccaaaaattctagggtttgtccaaaacccattccttaccctttctccTTCAAAAACCACGTCATATACCTTctccttggccttcttcacctacaaatccgtccataatcaacatctcaaccaaaaactcgaaaacaaggttgcatggatagatccttaccaaaaatccttgccaaacccatagcctagcttgatggttcaaggagaaatcgggttcatgcaaacaaaatcacaaacccaaaTTAAAATCTCGGATTTAGGAAGAAATAGGTATATATCGAAGGATTAGAGGCTAGATTAGGATGGAAAataccttgatttgagcttggaaagaagaaatcacaaaagccccaattttagcttcgggttctagggtttttgggggattaaatggctaaatttcttgattttggttggagaaatggaaagagggaaggaagagaagaaaatctggaaattttggttgaaatccggattccggcgaccggcggcggccggcggcggtgcggcggcggcgatttccggcgaggatgaggagagagaagctctcgggtagagagagagagctgaagtGAAAATGAGGTGGGttgaggctagggtttggagaaTGTGTTCCTTAAATACCTCTCCCAAAttttaattgtgaaaagtcgattctgcccctccttttgggccaatgggcttgggctgctcctatttcattttccttttaattttctcaAGCCCACTCCGAAAATTACCTCTTCAAACACCCTTATTTCTCCTATACTTCATCGAATCCTTTCGGGAAAAATTTTCCGAGCTTATCCTAAGCCTTGATACTTTAAAAATACTTttctagacccaaattggattttctctaaatttcTTAATCCTTTTTAATGGCCTCAAAGTCTTAACCTAAGCGCGAATACTTGTGTACCATACGAATACGTGGTTTCAAACATTAtacgacaaattaaaataaacaagaaaaagtacgggggtctacagacttgctcgtttgaagaatcctccacaacttgagtacagaagaccttcctctttgccattcaaagattacaaatttaacgagcaagggaagaggatcTATTCTTCTGAAGagtccacatcacctacacctactccatctcctccttcacgttcaccttcacctgtggtttcgtccaactctacaccaccacttacaccaccacctgaagaagttcaagaagagagaatggcatccattagggaactatccacagcaacagtcgagggaggaccccctataggcattgtgtaccctgcccctgcagcaggaagacaagcagagtttgaactgaagagtggactattgcaccaactccctattttccatggacttcctatggaggacgcccacaagcatcttagagcattccaggttgtgtgttctaacatgcaaccacaaggagcagatgaaaacattctgaagatgaaggcatttccattctccttagctgacagagccaaagattggctatatgagattccctgctggacgtatcacctcatgggaaacaatgaggaaggccttcttggaaaaatacttcccagcttcaaaggtcatcgcactcaggaagaagctcagtggaattgaacaagccccagatgagtcttatgctgcctactatgagaggttcaattccttacttgcacaATTCCCACAACATcaaatgaaggatgagaccctacttacTTGCTTTTACGAAggactcttacccttggaaaggcaaatgcttgatgctgcagctggaggagcttttgtggataagtcacctgcagctgggagggaacttattgaaaatcgtgccctaaacactcaacagtatgagggtgtgagacagaccactcgtagggtcaatgaggtgagcactagtcccaccattgcggatcaattgagcaaactcacccttcttgtgaacaaggtagcgactactcaaggccatggaggatcttctgcttgtggggtatgctttacccaaggacatcctacggatcaatgtcctcaactaagtgagaatggtggttgggagtctgtgaatgccctaggaggatatcaagggaaccaagggggtccccaacgtccaaggtatgatccatattcgaatacctataaccctggatggagggatcaccccaacttcaagtggaccaacaatgagaatgttcagaatcctcttggtgggagtttccaacgtcctcaaggaccttcatttcaaggaccttcctttcaaaggccttacatgcctcctccacAGAACgtagggaattcaaattcccactatgataagacgattgaggcattgactaattccactcaggcattgactagtgccacacagactttgatgcaaggacaacagaaccacactaaggacattgctgaactcaaaaagcagatgggacaagtggtggacttcatgaccaagtttcatgaaactggtaggcttccgagcaacacaattccaaacccaaaaggcggctctgaaggcccacccaactgaggacgagaggaaaccaagtctaggctgaaagactataaacattaagcgctgcttgggaggcaacccaattcagaagtagctgtggaggagccttcaacgcagattttgATACGCTtttagcaagcgcataatttaaccctgaaatatcgttagtagtataagcaaatagggatcgttctattccggggattgagggtacacctgtcattgtcaaacaattaaaacaattaaaattaaaacaaagtataatattcacaaagatattcacaactataaacattttacacgaaaaggggggattttgtttttggtttttttgaaaataaaactaagttaacaaaataattaaaatgctaaaacataaaaacacgaatggaatgagagaacaaagatcaaaaccgaaactatgattaaaatcgattcaaaccctaatattattcatctaagtcatgagaaaggagttgatcatgtgaaacattcgaaagcaaatgaattcccattttttacttttcaatgctaattaacctaagcgaaagcacctagattaatcctatcaaacatgcaatcaaaccctagaaagctagtcaatcatgtcatgtttaacgcattacacatagagaaaggctatcaactcaagtgtacaacttagtatggaaaagtccacctaattgcaatcctcgttaattaaattcgatctttgtacaaaacctttactactttgattcaagtttacacaaaacgaaaagtcgatttcatgttcttaaacctagcaccaattatatcgaaaccctaagtgtttgcaaccacataagattaaaatacaaaagttatctataacgcaaatttaattaaacaaacccacataagcaactctcgaagaacaataatatgaatctgaaaatttcattcaatcatataaaattccagaaattaataactttgttcaatcatgaatgtcaactaaaacaaaccaacgaaattcaaacaaaggttacaaagtagaggtcgaattacaccgtggatggaagatgaggatgaatgattttcgttgtgatccttgaagcttgaaagcaagtcttcaatggtggatggtggaggaatagtcacggctccttcttctcccttcggccttgcttgaactccgtggcttgctttagaggatggagagaaaatggaagaagctcacggcaacaatataatttttctgaatttttctaagggatgtggaacttttttcaacgtcaaagaggtgggtatatataggagcacggctagggttcacaaagcaatcagaaatttccacatagcttccaccaatgagaattcgccaagtaagctttgtgatgtagtccaaccaatcatagaatgccaagtaatccgtgtgatgtgttccaaccaatcaaaattctctaaaatacctccctaatatttaattgccgaatttccttggaattattctgattttcttcatgaatttcggctaatattcctttagggaatttagggatgcacctagacacgttttcagcctttcttggtctccacctttttctctttccttttatttctcccttgaatctctcttggcgtcatctccttgattatttctgattttcacgttggcaatcacaccaaattattcctccaacaatatttccttcccataaaagtctcccaagaaaatctctccttgaaatcctcaatcaatcatctttaattcccatgttgtcaccttgtttttccttaagtattacacggcaaatttaatccccaaggaaaatatattttcctttttaaaaactcttccttgatttcctcttggcattatattttctgattttccacgtcatttccttgccatgtcatcttcatgaagcttctctttccatttatgaactcaattcagcttatttattccaaagacctgaaaatagaagctttctaaaataagaaatggaaactttcctaaactaaaatggaaactttctaaaaatggaaaatagaaactacaaaacggaaactttctacaa harbors:
- the LOC133730626 gene encoding uncharacterized protein LOC133730626; the protein is MPPRPDPRMAAVLRAFEALGNAPEQTPEELERYRVTQCLEQFTKLKPPQFNGIGEACEAENWLRQILKILDILRTPEQYRVSLAVHQLVGEADNWWDTVRSLRTVADLTWAEFEQLFLERFFPPVLKAQKISEFFALTQGNKTTHEYVVA